ataaaaatattgaaaagaaatacaaaaataaaatagatttttcataatttgaatgtCTAAGTAATTTCAAGTAAACAATTcactatttcaaatatatttcatctcaaaatattacaactattTTACAGTATAAAAAAAGGCAACACCTAATTTATTTAAACCAGACGAAGAAAATGTTTTACCTTAGCGAGCATGTTGACTAGCAGACTTGGTTTAATCTCAATATAATGGTTTGATTgtgtaatgaaacaaatatatatactcTTGAAATTATGCAAAATGTCCACATTTCTGCACAATTGTAGAAggttctgaatatttttaatttgtttgcgCCAATGTTTCatgaaaaatctttacaaaatcgTATGATTCTAATAATTTTGCCTCTTTCCATCTAAATCATACATCTAAATCCGACTACATAACTTGTGTACATACTTTTCAAATCCGAATTAAGATTTTTGTTCAGATATGAGTTTTCGTTAACGTTGAAAAGATGTATCACTGAATTTACAGGGAAAAAATGATGGaataattacttatttgaaaATCTTATCATCATTTGTTTtcgtatatttttctttgttgttattttatcatgtttcttcgAAGGAAATGACTTGCATAATTCATTTTCTTGTGTTACGGTCAAATACACGTTTGGAATCCATAGAACCTCATGCAAAAATGACATAACTTAAGCTTCATTTAAAGGACATCCGCATTCACAATAGTCTTGTGTATGCGATTGTAGTCTTCTGTGAAAATGATGTCATAGAATTGAATCATTTACGCTCTCTGCTTATACCGCAGAAAGAATGACTCGCTGTTTCGCGATATCACAGAATAATTTGATTTACATggattaagattaaatttttaagttctgTATGACTATAGAATTCAAGATCAAATTTCAgaatctttagtttttttttacataatttttaatgtaaagttttattatatagaagagtaaagcttttaatattgaaaaagaaaaaaatgtgaattagaaaatatatctgCTTAATCTCAAAAACAACTGAAGATAATTTTCTTCCCtcaatgtattttcaaaaatagcagTATTAAGTAGAAAAATCTAAAtagatcttaaataaataaaaaaattacataattttttaattaaaaatttaattaattaaatttttaattaattaattaaattaaattttaaatgtaattaatcaataattaaattaaattttaaatgtaattaatcaataattaaattttgtttgaagcgagaaattttttaccataatatttaaatgaaaattttttaaagaaataacacctttaattaaatttcaataaaaaaagaatatttgttgccgcaaatattatatttttaattaaacattcatacttaagcatttaattatacattagcaagcatttaattatatttaaaaagcatgtATCCCGAATTGTAATAAGCATGTATTATAATAAGCTACgctttcttgtttttaaatgattatttcattACCCAAAATGatccaatattaaattattaggaCAAATATTCTGTGTATAGTTCATTTTTGTCCATCgtggtattttatttaaaaaatcctttttaattttcgttttcaaaataattagttaattctCACATATCAACTAACTACTTTTTTCCCCAACATTTTCGCCCACCTTCCCTGCGAATTCTTTCTACTGAACTGCTAcaaaaattttacctttatttttttcgGTAATAGTTGGGCTACAAGATTTCATAAATcaattctaattatttgaaatgtttaaaatctctCATTTGTTTAAAGCTTTTcttcattgaattaaaatcaaCTACAACTCAAATCTTCgctaaattaaagattttttaattcaaaatacacaCTTCCTAAGAACTTGAATTCGTTAATCTAAATGAATGCcgttttatatataattggaaggtgtgaaaataaaataaatataataaaaaaattgaatcatttagaatcaaaaattgaatgcaaataataataataataattataaaaacgaaATGGTTTTGAATCTTTCTTatagtttcaaatatataaatgtgtaaatattttaataaaaatgcaacattCCTTTGCTAAGATATTACTAGGAATGAATAGCAATAATTAccaacttaaaaattattcaaacagttCTCCGGCAACTGTTccagaaaataagattaaatgtgTTTAGTCAgagattttattcatgtttagtTGTCTCTAGACGACCTTCAAATAACGCTATCTACATCAACTGGAGTTACTATTCATCATTTACGTGTAATGAATAAACGGTTGAATGAAAATGTAAACgaataagttataattatttcattatcatacTTCCCGCTTATTATTTAATCTTTGGTGACAAACTGTGTGTGATGCAAATCTGCTTGAAAAAGTTTAGATGAATTAGAGATTAGATAAAAAGTTTATACAATTCTTTCGTTTCCCAAGTGcatataagtaaattatatttccgATGCTTGTTCTACAAATTGTTCGCAGCACACAGAGATCCAAATCagtttaaagaaaaactattaagTATCTAGATATGTGTGATAAAAATTCTATTGGGTGACTTGGATGTATTTCTGCAGAGTTATCTAAGTTTTATGTTCAagttattagtaaaaattaaacatttatacttAAAAGTCCCAATagtttcaacaaatatattttctaaggaTTTAATGAAGAAATCAACAATATCATCTACGATGCCTAACTCGTACTAATCGACTTCTACGTTTGCGTGCTTTAATGGGatctcttattaaaaattttgcattttttttgcaACATATGGTATAAAGGTTTACTATCCAATCtgctattaaaattcattcttccTGTAATAATGAAGCAAAGCACCTGTTCAAATTCTTCACTGAAACTagaaatttgacttcaaaattgaTACcgaattcaaagaaacaaatattttagaaaacacaCTGAAAATTTATCGATCACAATATTGATCGACTCTAAAATCCTGAAAATCAAAAGCAATCTGcataaaaatggttttgaatttttcgcatttaaaaaggagtttattttttcacataaaattccTATTgccaaatttggtgcaaaatgtACCTTACAATAAGCTCATCAACAAGcggaagaatatatttttcaatcatattctctctatatatatatgagtcgtttattttgaaagtggggcaagtccatttttggaaaaaatggagaaaatggCAATTATAGAtcaaacttgttatgatctttttatgagtaaaaaatttatagtaaaaaaatatttagattctagtattttggagatggaagttttagctcttaacaatattgcaaatctgtttattttgaaagtggtgcaagtccaattgaaattatatttgaccgaatatattacagcaaaatttagctccggttgctctatggtgaagcaaatgtggccttttgacatcatgtctgaaatctagagtgtttctatttatctatttttgatattgaaaatcggatgttgtacattattttataaataataaaacgtatatcttaattttgtgtgtcgataataatttttacttccatCACTTCATCTCTTATTCAGTtcagtgacaacgaaataaatatcattgatcacaaatttttactgccaagacattcatttctaccgaacgatcgtgattttggagtggaactatccagtaattatttaatccagaaaccagttccttgcacattccccaggattactataaagtaatacaaaatggtcgaaaacataataaaattttagtacatgaaatgaaacgtggaaatttattttcaacccaacctctggaaaacgcaattttaaaaagaaagaaaaatgctgatggagaaaccgtgaatttattaactatatgctggatcagatttacaagggaggcaccatacaaaatgttcaacaaaacttcgatagaacgagattttgaatttaaaattatcgatttgtcaaaacaacgaggaaggtaaataattccaagtaatttcaaaaatataaaattatcttttatgtaagaaaaaaaggagatttattgcATCTGAAAAAcacaaggatatgatggatttaataccatatatacctcccgttcatcatgaattttttaaaatgttaaatcttgaatgaaattcaaattgattatacccacgtataaactgaaatatataatttcattgaaattcttaataaaactgaattgtttgatgttatattttctactagagtattcttggttttgtttccctttttatcaaatgaataaatatttataaaaatttgaatagtattttgtttttattcttaaaaaagggctgatgcaactgaaatattatttccaattaaattaatgatagcaataattcgtaaattttgaaagtgagggaagttcatttagttataatggaactcttatttttttagtcatcactgtaaacactattggattataaacctacattatctggtaccacaaaatacaaaaaatatatctattaatacttaccaatatttttaaattcattgaaacgcaaaatatctcgcaataacaaaaaattgatttgccccattttcaaaataaacggctcatatatatatatatatataaatacgcAATAATATTCATATAGAATAGAATATAATATTCTATCAAGATTGAAATGCATGTATTAAGAAGACTTTGTCGGCCCCCAAAAAAAGAGGAAAACTGTCTTTATTATGTCTTAATGGGATAAATAGTATGTCCTacgattttctttaatatctgtcacaatttgatgtttaaataactttgagagaataatgaatatcaaattatgaataataaatttaattgaaatgaaagaaaatccacATTTTCAGCGAATTAATTCCTCGCCGAAATAGATTgccaaatcagaaaaaaattattctttatatttatatgtttacttaaaagcaaaatatttttcatagtattgacgattttttattatgatattttatctcgaattataagaaattagtaaaattcaatttttaaatctttcatataaTACTACTTTTTGTAGTAATAAAATGCGATTCATTATCGTCAATGTACCCAGTAacacaagttttatttttaaaataatgtatgaaaCATTAGTTTATTTCgttcctttaattaaatatttgcccGAAAAACAGTATTAACGtctatttctgtattatatttggaagattaattttataaaattatttaacttgagTCCTTTCCTGTTTAGAAAAAtggatttgattatattttaaaataggaagtgaataaattttaattctatatcagTGGCGCCACCTAGTTACGaactagagaaaaaaatttatatgcagattccataaaatttacaatgatgaattttaacttaaaagccaaaaataaagcaaactatttaaataaaaaaaatatttttttacacgatatggaaaatttgtttaaataaactgtattattaataataattaattattatattagaacATCGCATCatctatttcagaaaaattatctcTAAAGATGATATCTTCTACTTAAGTGTTATGATAAGCTTAAATGCGTACTTTATAACTAACTGAATAGAGTGAAATTATTTTAGTACATTCTCCTGGACTTCtaggtaaatttttattatagtggtgtgttgtggttttctaaggaactgcccgattttaaatacactatttttaatcttcacaaacacagctacactacaaaattcgCAAACACTTATTACTACAGACACgcatagaaaattaggttaaagaacaATATAATGATGGTATTCCAcggtttccagccgaaagcattcggcgttagcgcaaagGTTGCGCATGGGGAAAAAGTCGACATCAGGGTGCAGGCCTGCCGTTCAACTGGCTGTCTTCTGCAAagcgccacaagggggcgctctttgctcaaggggaaaaagaggtgctacagtaATAAATATCCACTGCTTCACCATATCACAATTGGTTACCATAGTTTGTTTCATCTTTTAATGTGCATCGGAAATTTATGTGCGTTTCATTAGAAATAGAGGTtgtaagatatttataaaatacttaacaaTCATTTAAGGTACTTTGACTGTACTGAAAAGACTACTTTTAgcgaaaatattgaatttttcattcaatattcttGATTTCTGATCATTTCCTTTgcaaaaaccttttaaatttagtttctatGTTTCCAACATTGGgaagttgcattcatttttatatttacataaccCATGTTTCAACGCCGTTTTACAactttgaatgttattttatggAGTTCTAAATTCTGATAAAATCTTCacgtaaaaattaaaatctaatgtacagtttttgcttaaatttagtataataatttctcaatatgttctgtaaATCCTGATTTACAAAATAATCAGttggtacattaaaaaaaattacatttactttAATACTTCATATTtcgaaaaacttgaaaattttgttctatttatCAGTCGAATCTCAACATTTAAAGGCtggaaaaaataaagcatttttcctcagaaataaagcaatatattCCTTATACTgtcataaaattttcagtaaatcgttagataaatttttaaactaaaaggattttgctttatatctctttttagccAATAAAGCcatactttttagaatttttttagaacatttttggctttttactaatattttttgtttcttatgtatTTTCGCTATCTAGTTcacgtaaaaatttaaaaatgaaacacttAAGAGTTTTTAGTAGTAATTGGttgaagaacattaaaaaaatggcaaaattagcTCACTGTTTGAACCTGAATTCCTTTTTCATTGATTTTGTCAGTTATTTTGATTATGTGCATTAGGTTCAACATAAAATCTAACATAAAAAAAGGTTATCCCATTAAGcctaacatttttataaaacatttttatattctaactaacacttttaaacaaacaataaaaaaaattcgtcagTTATAAGCATTGAAGATGTTTTCATTCActttaaggattaaaatattcttctagtTTAAAGCAAATTActgacggttttttttttttttagtattttctaattcattttctttatatcctacattaaaattaatgctttcagTTTAGTAAAAGTTTATAATTCTAAGTAAGTTTTATAGTTTAacttaattaatgtaataaatacgaTAGGGAGAAACAACCTACCACCGAAACCGATTagtgaataataaatttacttgaaatatcGCTATAAATAGGCCATTAATAtccgaaaaaattaaaatatcaagaaaggAAAACAGCCATATAtcaaattatgctaaaaataaatattataaatttgttctataatatatattctgttgttAATTGccctttgatatatttttgttgttcTGTTTgctatttgtttgaaattaactACAACTTTCTATATCGTTCGAAGTCTGCCTGTAGCTTATGCACAGATATCAGCAAATGCattgcatatttctttaaaaactatgaatagagaaaaaattgtcagaaaaaatcttatttatttcacaCCATTAACAATacactcattaaaaataaataatgtcatatttcGAGGGGTAgtccattcaaatttaaaagtttgtttcttaATACAGAACTTTGCCGAGTCCAAGAGCTCCATGTCCGAGTCCAAGAGCTCCATGTCCGAGTCCAAGAGCTCCATATCCGAGACCGAGGGCTCCGTGTCCGAGACCAACTCCATATCCGAGTCCTAGAGCTCCGTGTCCAAGACCAACTCCGTATCCAAGACCAAGAGGAGCACCATAGGCAAGTGGAGCAGCAATGGCTGGGGCGGCAACAGCGATGGCGGCGGCTTTTCCTACTTCAGCCTTGGAGTTGATGGATCCAGTGGCTCCATCCTTGATATCATAGGCGTAAGCATAGTTACCGAAAGCCTGTTTAGATATCAAAACATaagtggaaaatttattttgagcacTATGTGAACACTAATACATAACTTTATCTAAAAGCGGTTCGGTAATACAGAAATGATGCAATCCattattgtttttgatatttgCACCTCATAAATTAACCTTATAAAATTTGTTGTATTCAGATAATTATTCTTGCAATCAGCTTCAAATTTTGCTTCCgcattaaaatggatttttagcATTTTAGATAAGCTTTTATTTCAAGACTGATAAAAGACTTTTTGTTGCTTcagcaaaaattaaatctttctaagAACTAAGAACTTCATTCTTACATGCTGCATAAGCAGTGAATGatgtgtggtgaatagcatataagccagttaacaattaCGTTACACGAGtgtatgcttttgtatcctggtcatgttactggactgcgaaccacaaagtcccaggttttatcctcgcgCATCTGAGCCACAAGGTCCCTggttctatcctagcgcatcTCAATCCCCTAAAGATACatcatattttaatgcaattcagtaaataaaatcagaagtgtttgtttcattaatatatattgatatctTTCCTTAGAATTCTTGTagctgtaatatattttattctttattaaataagcgtaaaaagttttaaaataaaagtaatcatgtttaaaatatttatttcaaaatacatatctgaaaatgaaacattaatagataaaaaaaagcaatttttcatgtgaattaatgttaaattatttatatgtattatttatgacATTGAAATAAATAGTCGGTTTTATAATCAAATCATACAAGATGCATGAGCTTATGTTTACTTTGgaataattctgattaaaataattttaaaattcttgaataaaaaatcaGGTTGATAGCTGAATGAAATTTACTTTCTAACAgtgttgttattttataatagacATTTAGATCTTACATATGTTATGATATTACTAACATTATTTCGGTTTAttaagttcacatttttttttcatttatttgtcaaaatatatgataaaaaataatgttttttttattctactaagCAGTCGCAAGTTTATATTAAATGatcataaattcatatttttaaacgcAGTATTTTGTCTGTTTTGAATTAACCGAACCTTTTTCATAGCAGAATATTTATAAGTACATACAAGTATATCGTccttataaaaactattttgtgaAGATTCTTTTTTGTCTAGAAATCTGGACTAACTGAAAGTAATTTTCACGCCTCAGATCTATTGAATATGCAGGGTAAACATTCACCTGACTATTACTAACTTTTAATCCTTATTACAATCGGTATGATTAATTtacatcataattttatattctataatttacaTTACTATTACAATATctacaataaatatcaataaaattaatttaaaaaatgcatgaaaatgtcAAATGACAAAACTGTAAAACtgaatagtataaaaaattttcaaaacttacgTCTTGCTGTCTGGATTCAGCACTGACTCCGGTGTTGACAAGGGGAGCGGCCAGGAGGGAGGCATGGGCAGCTGCGAGGGCAGCGCAGAAGATGACAACCTGtagaaaaaatgctatttaatgaagtttcttcactttaatgaagttaatatttttgctgttgttacaatttttgttttattgtagaTTTTGTTTATGAAGTTATTGAGCAAGTAGAAGCAATGACATGTACAAGCAACAATGTGTACATTGATGACATGTACATGGCAAGCAATGACATGTAAGCAATGACATGTACATGGCAAGTACAAGCAATTGAATGCCTTCGACAAACATCAATGTATCAAGACTTCTcttcagcaattttatttataaatatttcagcatCATTTACTTTTcagatttacttttattaatggatatgttaaatataaaataaacttcttttattGGTTAGAAGACCTAAGAATCTaccacttttattaaaaaaagtttctgaaaattaattcaaagaagaTGCCACAAGAATTCCGTGGCCAAActgatgtaataaaattaaaatgctgagTCTGTCATTAATAAGATACTTTCTGATAGACGAAGACAACAGTAAAATTTCTTAAGGAAACAATCGAATTTGTGATATAAGTCTTAGAAGCTAAATAagcaaaagcatttaaaatataatgtattccttatttctaatgattttgcAGATTTATactattgtatatattataagaacttataagaattaataaaatctattacCAATCTATTCTGAAAAAATCTATTCTTCTCTAAATAAAgcctttttatgttaaaaaataagcatttatttttatttttaaaactttaagcgTTCTTTTAGCTATTCTTGCTATGTAAAGAGGgaataaatattctaaagcattattatatacataatattctATATGGAtcaaatctatatttcttaaaatttcggcactgaaaaaaaaaactaaccacTAAACGCccatatataaagaaaagaactaaattttaa
The Argiope bruennichi chromosome 6, qqArgBrue1.1, whole genome shotgun sequence DNA segment above includes these coding regions:
- the LOC129973002 gene encoding cuticle protein 64-like, which codes for MIAKVVIFCAALAAAHASLLAAPLVNTGVSAESRQQDAFGNYAYAYDIKDGATGSINSKAEVGKAAAIAVAAPAIAAPLAYGAPLGLGYGVGLGHGALGLGYGVGLGHGALGLGYGALGLGHGALGLGHGALGLGKVLY